The Eleginops maclovinus isolate JMC-PN-2008 ecotype Puerto Natales chromosome 6, JC_Emac_rtc_rv5, whole genome shotgun sequence DNA segment acattttGTCATGTTTATATTAGCAATTATATGCAAGTGCTGACCCAATAACGCACAGCACAGGAGCGACAAGGGACTGGATATTTTATTGCAGGAGCTAAGGCATTTTGACGCAAATAACAGCAATAGTAGTATTATATAATAGCTTACTGGTATAAAGAAAGATGAGATCCTACATTGCCAAGCTTAATATGCAAACttttacacattaaaataagGTGTGCAAACAAGGAACTACAATCTAAATCGTAGTCACCACAGAAAGTATCTGTGGATTTAACAGAACACACATGGCCAATACAATATACGTTGACCCTGCAGCACTAACTGACAGTGTTGATGCGGCTCATGACACAAAGACAAGTTTCTGATCTTTTCACTTACATTACAGATGTGTCCGGATGGAGCCAGAAGGTTACCGAGAGACTCTTAAGAATAAAGTCAGGATGAAAgatgaaaacaatcaaaatcaTGCTCCATCTTACAGTGCAAAGAGAGGCCAGTGGGCCACCAAGAGGGAGTTCATTTTATCAGTTGCCGGACAAGTCATTGGTCTGGGCAATGTTTGGAGATTTCCATATCTGTGCTTCAAAAATGGAGGCGGTAAGAACATTTAAAGCATCTTATTGTATTTCACAGGAGTAAGTTAAAAAGCtggaaaatgtatattaaatcaTTAACCtttattctttgtatttttctataGTCAGACTAGACTATAGTGACTATAGTGTATTACTTGGCATCATTATTTCCTTTAGGAGCTTTCCTGATCCCTTATGTGGTGTTCCTGTTCACGTGTGGAATCCCCATCTTTTTTCTGGAGGTATCTCTGGGGCAGTTAACTGGTCAGGGTGGGATCACATGTTGGAGGAAAATATGTCCCATATTGGAAGGTACTTAGCTACATGTTCCAAAGAGTGCCAAAGTATTTGAAATATGTGTCAGTTGTACCATTATAGATGCGTATCTCAGGTAAAAATGTAGTTCCGTTTGTTTCAAAGGTTTAGGCTACGGCAGTCAACTTGCACTGCTATACAGTGTGATGTATTACATTGTCATCCTGGCTTGGACCTTCTTCTACCTGTTTTCCTCCTTCCACAATGTACTCCCCTGGGCCAGCTGCAACAACACCTGGAACACAGGTACACGTCGGACGATGTTGTACTATGAACTTAGATAAAATAACTGATTACAGTCAGTGATACGTTTTGACCAGCATCATTTTCACACCTACTATCAGTTTTCCCATCACGTCAACACTGCAGCTTTGTCAGCATCATTTCTGTTGTTTACACTGATCATCTTGTTAGCACCGTTTGTGGAGGCAATCACTCAATCACTGACTTCTGAAATCTGtacagagaacttttaatatcaatgtctcaaattaaaaaaaaatcaaacataatttgtttctttttactcTCTTGCTTCAAGAAAACTGCATTGATTGTGGACAGAATGATTCAATATATCACCACCTCAAAGAAAATGCAACATCATCAGTGAACGAATTCTGGCAGTAAGTACTTACATTAGCAAAGCTGTTTTTAGAGTCATTAAAATGTCTCTACATCACTTTCTTCTTGCACTCAGGAGGAGAGTCTTGGGTTTGTCTGGAGGACTTGAAGAGATGGGCAGTATCCGCTGGGACCTGGCTGGATGTCTTCTGCTAAGCTGGATCATCTGTTACTTCTGTATCTGGAAGGGAGTCAAGACGACAGGAAAGGTGAGATGTATAAGCTTATTATTAATTGGGTGCTAACAGAACTGGGTTTTCATTCAAACCTAGAAATATGTGCTTATTTTCTGTCACAGGTTGTGTACCTAACGGCCACTTTCCCCGTTTGGGATGTTAATTGTGTTGCTGATCCGTGGGCTGACATTGCCAGGAGCTGTAGATGGAATTCGATATTACCTTTATCCTGATCTGACCCGTCTCACTGATCCTCAGGTGAGGTTAATATGTGAATGATGACTGATCTATAACTGAAACACTGCACAGAACACTACTTGGCTAAAAACTCAAATTGATGGACTTTAACTCAGACCAAAACCAAATATTGATTGATCATGTGAGCAAAAGTTACCACTGTAGCCAAAGCCTACAGGGAACATTTCCAGTCTTATCTTTCAATCAGAGACAGCAATTTGCTTCTCAATTGATCAGAAAGGGAAAGCCGTCAAACAAATATGCAAGTCTTTGCAAATGCAGGACACTAACCACATCAAAGGATGTAATACatcataaaataattatttacgCTTTTGACGTTTTGCTTTACATAGGAAAACCATGTACATGGGTCAGCAATCTATCTGATAACCAGCTCTGGCAATGTTTTCTAGCTACTCCATCAATTGGTCTAATACGAAATTCtgcatttatcattttaacaGGGATAACGATGTTGGGAATCTGCCCTAAAACCACACAACTTAATCCATAAAATACCTTGGAATCAATGTATTAACCAAAAACAATTACTACAAAACATCAAGAAATACCTGGAAAGATGGAACAAACCACCACTCTCCTTAATTTGCCATATCTCaatcctgaaaatgaaaattCTCTATTTGGGAGGTTCTTATTCCTTGGAAAAACGATGTGCCTTCATTTTACTCTGGTATTTTTCTAGACCCATACCTTTTACCCAGTTTATCATATTCTACTCCCCTCGACCTTGGAGAAAGTAGTTTTGTCTCCTTATTCCTGCCTGATATTGGTGTTATagtgatttgtttgttgtgtctTGTCATGcagaatgttgattattctcttAGAACTATCTCAATACATGGGACTGGGTCAGAATATATTAGGCAGGAGCTGTGTCACTTCATGGCTGCAGCAAACGTttttgtcaattctccggccgcaactttcaataaatatttcagTGTCTGACTTTAAGTTCGAGCTCTCCCGTGTTCTCATTGTGGTTCGAGCCTTAGCTCCAGAACTTTCCATTACAGGGACCAATTTTATTCTGTTCATGCttgtacaaatatttttaaacgtttcttttttatttaactatgCAAATCTGTACCTGCCCCTTAGGTCAACGGAACACTAAGGTCAGAGTGTGACTTCCCTTGTAATATCAATATCTGGAGGGCAAACGTTTTCCTCAGCTGAACTCCAGCATATCCCTAAACAATTTCTGCCATTGGCATTGGTTTATATCAAGCCTTTGGCAAAGAGACTTGGCGCCTTGTTGGACAGTGAATGTGTCACAATCTGTCCGTGTTCAAACCTTGAATAaaggtgtgtttctgttaaaCCTTTGTCGATCCTGCACAACCTGCTTGTTCGTGACAGAAGGACCAGATCACACCATGGACCCAGCAGACAGTAACTTTGAAGATGTGCTTTATGATTTATGCTACTCTCTGGCTTGCTGGTATGGGAAGTAGAATAGAGCACAAAATACAGAACATAGACGGGCGGCTCTGAATTTACAAGCCAGGAAGCCAACACAACGCCCTGGCTCATAAACTACTTACCTGTGACCCGGCTCTGGCTCCAGCTTTGGCCCACCTGACCAGTCTGAAGCTCGGCTGACTCCTGCATGTATTTAGGTTCCGATTTTCTTTTGGTGTTTGTAGGATCCTTGATTTTCATCCATGGGAGaattctgttctgtttgttgtaCATCTGGAGAGTTCCGTTCTGGTTTCACATGTCCTGCCCGTAATATTTTAAGATATTCAACAATAACAGTTCCTTGACTGTTTTAAGGTTTGGATGGATGCTGGGAGCCAGATATTATACTCCTATGGTGTCTGTTTTGGATGTTTGCAAGCATTGGGAAgctacaacaaatacaacaacaactgctacaagtaagtaaataaaatattattctATTTCTGTACAATATCAGATAAGGAATTGGATATCAAAATCTATACATGCTGAGGTTGGCAGGCCTGAAATGATCTCTGACTAATCAGACCTAATAATTGACCTATCAGAAGCTATTGAGTCTATGCAAGTTTAGCTGCTGGAGAATCAGGTTCAATTAACTGACGTTTTAAGGCAGACGACTTACTAAATCCATTTTTAGAGAGCCCGTAGGTTACTTTATGTTGACCCAGTCCAAATGGGTGGGATGGTTTCGTTTAAAGAAACGGGGAGTGACTGAACTCATCCAGACTCACTTCAGTCATAACAAAACTAAAGCTGACAGTAATTTCCCATCCAGTCAGCAGCCTCCTGCTTGCAGCCTGTTGAGTAAGGGTGTCTTCCCTCTGCTGAATAGTGATACCTATAGTgattaaacataaaatacctTTAAACTCTTTCATGTCAGTTTACCAAACAGTTTTAGTTATATTTAGCATATAAGTATAGAGCTACAGGAGCAACAGCTTTATATTTGATTACATTAacctttgttttaattatttaaccTCCAAACGTAttacaattatgttttttttttcagagacaCCTTAGCCTTGTGCACACTTAACAGTTTAACCAGCTTTGTTGCTGGCTTTGCAGTATTCTCTGTTCTGGGCTTCATGTCGCATGAATTGGGTGTTGACATCTCAACAGTAGCAGAATCAGGTATGAGATGGTTTGCAGACAAACAGCTTTGTATTATCTTTGCTGTGTTTCTCCCCCCCCCAACTTGAACTGTTAAAACAGCAATTAGATTTTGGTCCCAAGATATCATGTGGGTCCTCACATAGCTGTTTGCTTGCTCAGTCCATGAAATTAAGATTTGCAAGGACACATTAGGATCTTTGTATCTATACAGTTGTTAAGAGGACTAtttacaaactaaaatgtttttattcctaaaaCCTGATCCAAAATACAATGAATACAAATCTCATTTCAAGCTGGAGAAAAGGGTTTAAACCAGAAACCAGAAACAAGCGGTACAACAACAATGAAATAGtatcacctttttaaatgatcagtGTGTAGGATTTAGTGTACTCTAGTGGTGAGGTTGTAGATTGCAACCAACTAAATACCAGCAGGATCTGGTAAACATGTGCCTAGAATTTACAATTAAAGTTTAACAACTCATCATCACAGGACACTAGCTGATGCAGTTCTAATGTTTGCCTTTAAATCAGTCGTTATATATAGATTATAAGTGTGATAATTGTTAACCTAATTTGCTCTCTACTTGCAGGTCCTGGCCTGGCATTCATTGCCTACCCTCGTGCAGTATCCATGATGCCTTTACCTCAACTCTGGGCTACCTTCTTCTTTATTATGCTACTCTTCCTTGGACTGGACAGTGAGGTAAAGTGTGACCATTcatctgcatttaaaatatgcatcagaattttaaaaaatcgaACATTAAAATAACGCCAATCTACGTCTCCATGTGCTTTTCCTGTAAAGGTTTTATCCCTTCAAAGCAGATAAATGGTCTATAACAAATTGTCAATGCTTTTGTTGTGTGAGTTTCTTTTAACAATTTAACTCATTACATGAGAGATAATAAGaaaccaaatataaaaaagacattaaaaaaggcTTAATTTGCATAAGCGCTTAGACAGGATGTTCAGTTTGTTCTTGGTTGAGggtaatacaaaaataacaaactctAAAGGTCTCATAAATTAAACCGGACTTAATTGTATGATTGAGTATCAGagtagaaaatgtaaatgtgacatttatCCTTACCCACAGTTTGTTTATCTGGAAGGCCTGATGACATCCATATCAGACTTGTTTCCATCCTTCTTTCTCACTGGTCATCGACGTAAACTACTTCTGCTGATCATCTCTgctgtttcctttgtttttggCCTTTTGATGGTGACTGAGGTGAGAGGTCTTTAACCTGTGACAATAAGATTAAAAGACTGCGTCGGTAAATGTTTCTGTGccaaatatgttttgcattaaaCATTCTCCTCTGTGATGTGATGTAGGGAGGACTTTATGTATTCCTGCTGTTTGATTATGCTTGCTCTGGAATACCAATCATGATTGTTGCCATTTTGGAGTGCATCTGTGTGGGATGGATATATGGTAAGCAACAATATCATTTTAAGCAAGGAAAGTCAGAAGAACAGTTGAGATATTAATGTGAATTTTAAAGTATGGGATTTTAAACAAGCCTACTCTAACACTGTATGTACCTTTAAAGTAGCAGTACCCCTTTAAACTATGCtataataaataacagtgatATAATAGAGGTTGTTTTCAACAGTATCCTTAAAGGTGCAATGTGTAATATGGTCAGAATTTTGATTGAATACCCAGTGTTTGCTCGTATTCTTtaattgttgatgttgtttctATGACTGGTATCTACTAGGTGCTGATCGTTATTATGACAATATAAAGGAAATGATTGGTTACTACCCTTCGTCATTTATGAAATATTGTTGGAAGTTCATCACACCATGTTTCTGTGTTGTAAGTAAATGTATGGAGCATTGTTGTGTCTGTTAGTCCTGAAGCTCAGGGGACACATTCAAGACATTCACctgaaaaaaagtacaataagattaatatattttttatatttgttggtGAAAATGTAAGCTGATGTTCCCTTCATTTCACTTGTTTTCTGATAGGGAACACTGATATTCTCTCTGGTAAACTTTGCCCCGCTGAAATACAACAACACCTACGAGTACCCCGGGTGGGCTTCTGCCATTGGGATAGTTTTTGCTTTATCTTCAGTTCTCCTGACTCCTCTGTGGATTATCTATCGTATGGCTGTAACCCCGGGAACACTGAGACAGGTAAGTGTGTCCACCGAGCTTTAATAAAGGAAATtggcattttattatttaagtttaaTAAGTGTAACAATTTGCTGAATATatagataaaataaagataaatctCAAAGCTACTACTGtggtatgtacagtatatctataTCCAAAACCTTCCATTAAACaaaactttattttcatttttgtttatttctataCTGTGTAGATACATTGTAGTTACATATGTTCTATGTGAAGGGACTGACATAATTTGAACCATTACAAAGTCCACTCAGACTTTGATATATTTTACCAATGCAACAATTTTGcatgtttattctttttataGAGACTCAAAATGTTATGCACTCCAGCGTTCGATCTGCATTCTTCACCAAAGAACACTCTTTACCCAGAAACCACTCCTCCTGAAACAGAGCTTCATGCTTTGACTTAAAAACCAGAACATGGTTGTGCTGAAGGTGAGCCACCTGCAGAGAGATCAGAGATGTGATGTTCTCAGAATAAACAGCTAAAAACTAAATCAAGGAAATCTCGAACTCAATTTTTGAAATAATTAGTCAAATGTTCTGGCTAAATGTATCTTTGTTCTTATTTATATGTGTTTGCTAGTTTAAACATTGACATCCTTTTTTTGCTTCTATATTGGCAAAGCAGTATTACTTTGGTGTTCACGGTGACAACATAACTGACAGCCTGGCTCGGTTCTCAAGTGTCCAGCAGAGGGGGATagatgttagatattaaaccaCAAAGCCACTGTCCCATCCAGTCTCTGTAGTGTGGAGAACTTATGTCTTACTGTGAACATTATCATCACAGATCTCTCTTCCATTGGTTTATTTTGAATAAGGATGCATGCTAACCAAACATGTTGCCGGTGTCTTTATTGTCACTGTAAAAGAGGCAGACTTTAGAAAAACCAACACAGATCTTGCGCTTTGCAGTATTTTGATGTAGCACAGAATGCATGATACAACAAGGATAATGTCACAGCATCATTTACAGTTCCCAGGAGATTGGGCTCATGTTGCTATgtacaaaataattataatatatatatatatatatctgcaTCGACTGCATATCGCCGTCACCTGGCACTGATCTGTAATACAATACTAAAAactatatcattattattataattctttttttaaacaactgatGCACCTCAACTTAATTTCCCGTATTtcacaaacaaatatgtattgATCATGGGgaataaaagtgaaaacattgCTTTATAGTTTAAAAAATTAACATCTTAATCTGCtatgtgaaaaaaatgtttcacttaaTTTTAAGGTAAATACACAAAGTTGAGCCTtctatatttattatacattgaATTTCCTTCTTTTTCCACTCCACTCTATCTGGTTGTTGACATTGACATCATAGTTTTAAATATCACTGAGCATCTATAAAACCATCGTCCACTAAATTCTGGGCTAAAATGTCACAGCAACTGAAAAACTGAATCCCATTTTGTTAGATCCaactgataaaaacaaaactgaagtaAACAGTACAAACTCAAACAGATTGCACTTGTATCTGTCAGGCCTACAAATTATCAAGGGACACTTTCTAATAACGTACTTTTCTTTGCAAATGTGACATGGACCAACTGCTGGGAGAAAAATGGGACAAGGTGTGCAAGCTGAAAGCTTTAAGACTGTGTGACAACCGTGATAAATGCAGCAGGCACTGACACGGTTACggaaaaagacaaaagataCCTTTGTCTTGTCACAATAATCCTAATCTGTTTGAAGATGTGGGCCACATTACCAGAgagaaagtaagaaaaaaaaaaacatacaggaaTGGAAGCAGATTTGTGTTCAGCAGTGATAAATGTTGCTACATCAGAAACTGCGCTCTGTATGATGTTTCTTTCTAATGGCCTGATTGCTCAATTAATTTTGCGGCCCGTTCTTTGCCAGCCCCCTTTAATGTGGAAACAGCTATATTTTTTCCCAGATTAGTATAGATACAGGCTGACAGTCTGCACTGCTCAAGGTATTTGGGAGGTATAATTCATTCATAATGCCACAATGCGCCCCATCTATCATCTCAGCTTTTCCATCCGCTAACTTGCCGGCTTGCTCCCTTCTCTCATTCCAAGCTCCTGGCTCTTCTGGGGCAGCAAGAGGGGTTGGGGTGGGGTTgtggaggatgtgtgtgtttgtatgtgtgcatgAATATATGCGATTTAGCAATGTGAGGTTGAAATGTGAGAGGTGTTAAGACATgaattgtgtgtgcatgtttgggGCGTGTGGGGGCAGTGGGGCATGCAAGGTTGTGAGGTCGGCAGCTTCTCTTCTCTTGATGAATTAGCTGGCATATGCAAGCGATGAATTACCAGGCAACCGGAGTCAATtatcctgagaaaaaaaaaacgaaacatGGACCCTTTGCTTGTGGCCCCAGGGTCCTTTTTCCAATTCAGAGAGtgatttcccccaaaatgtaGAAGGGAAGCAGACTTGAAAGACCCAGGGTTAGATGATGAGGagttggggggaaaaaaggaaagaatgaatgaaactgCAGTATATGTGTCCCCTGCCATCCTACACCTTTCCCCCCCATCTTTCTCTCGCTCTCCGATCAAATCCAGAAGGCAAAGCGCAGTGTGAAAATGCAAAAGGCTATTATCAGGGCCTTCAGAGTGCGCAAATGCCACTTATGATGGATGAGTGTGGGATTTAGAGAGGCCTCCTGTCAAACACCAACCATTTACCCTCCTTAACCcaccctctctttttcctcacTTGTCTCTTGTATCAAAACCATATCAGGCCCCTGGTTGAAATAGGCCTAAGTGGAAGACATTTGTAATATATTGAAGAGGGTATACACACATACGCCCTATGGCCCCTGCTTTTTTTTGCCATTAACTTCCCACCTTTGGGAATTATGGAGTGTTTATAACATTTGTGAGAACAAGCGGAAAGGTGTCACATCATATGCTGTCCATGTGACACTGGTCCAGAATGACACAAGGGAAAGGAGGAATAAGGAGGAACCTTAAAgggtttttaatgtttgtgaatgtgttttattaatcaAATTTCCCATATCAGGAAAGATAGCACTAACAGGCAACAAGACTGAGAAAAGGAAGCCCTACTCTAGGAATCAAGagattaaaaataacttttctatttcattatgcagaagaagacatttaCTCTTGGAAGGTACTGTATTATATCCGCTGACATCAGTCCAAATCATTGGATGAACCTGGCCAAGAGTTGCTTTCGATAGACCAATTTATCCCAGTGGTTGGCCTCGCAGTGTAACCAAACTGCTTTAAGATGTTTAAGAGAAAAGAGGATAATATAAGCTCATAGTGGGCAGACTCAGCCAAACCTCATTAACAGTTTTGAATCC contains these protein-coding regions:
- the LOC134866007 gene encoding LOW QUALITY PROTEIN: sodium- and chloride-dependent GABA transporter 2-like (The sequence of the model RefSeq protein was modified relative to this genomic sequence to represent the inferred CDS: deleted 1 base in 1 codon) — translated: MTEHLKACVQAPEKTPESFLFQSQWIFAVIHLVLCVRMEPEGYRETLKNKVRMKDENNQNHAPSYSAKRGQWATKREFILSVAGQVIGLGNVWRFPYLCFKNGGGAFLIPYVVFLFTCGIPIFFLEVSLGQLTGQGGITCWRKICPILEGLGYGSQLALLYSVMYYIVILAWTFFYLFSSFHNVLPWASCNNTWNTENCIDCGQNDSIYHHLKENATSSVNEFWQRRVLGLSGGLEEMGSIRWDLAGCLLLSWIICYFCIWKGVKTTGKVVYLTATFPVGMLIVLLIRGLTLPGAVDGIRYYLYPDLTRLTDPQVWMDAGSQILYSYGVCFGCLQALGSYNKYNNNCYKDTLALCTLNSLTSFVAGFAVFSVLGFMSHELGVDISTVAESGPGLAFIAYPRAVSMMPLPQLWATFFFIMLLFLGLDSEFVYLEGLMTSISDLFPSFFLTGHRRKLLLLIISAVSFVFGLLMVTEGGLYVFLLFDYACSGIPIMIVAILECICVGWIYGADRYYDNIKEMIGYYPSSFMKYCWKFITPCFCVGTLIFSLVNFAPLKYNNTYEYPGWASAIGIVFALSSVLLTPLWIIYRMAVTPGTLRQRLKMLCTPAFDLHSSPKNTLYPETTPPETELHALT